The nucleotide sequence CGTGATGGGCGAAAGCTAGGTGTTGAAAAGCTTGTAGAACTTGTTTTCATCGGACGTCCACGAACGCTGAGCTTTTCTCACCGCTCGCTGGGAAGCCTGCGGCATCCGTACTCGAGTCTAGTTTGCGAGAcgtctgctgctcgtgccTCTACTCAAGACAAAATTACGTACTTATTGGAGGCCTTTTCGGAGGCCAAAGCCGAAAAGAAAGCCTGGATGCGCGTGGAGCGCATTTTCGATTCTATGCTCGGAGATGCCTTGATGGAGAAAATGAAGCTCGGACTTTTGCTCTCCTCTGAGCTTTTACAGCGCTTTGAAGTGCTGTGGATCCGCCTTGGTGGTGCCAGCGGCGACATTATTTCCGAAGATACCTACAAGCAATTTCACCAGCAACTGTATTTCACTCTTTTCGGAATTGAGCAGATGACATTATTGCCGGCGACGATGCAGTTTATTCTGGAAGACTATCAGTACGATTCACAGGGCAAAAGTGGGATTGAGTTCGGCAGCTTTGCCCATTCGATGCTCGAATTAGCTGATAACTGGGCTGGAAGTCGTGAGGTGGCGGATTATGTTGCATTCATGGACAAAATTGTTGAGTGCTACCCAGACAGCACAGTGCAGCCACGCAAAGCGCATGCGCCAGACGAGTTGACGCTGAGCAAGGAAGCTTTCTTCCGGGGTGGAGTGGTGGTTCCCAGGGTGGAGGGCGAACAAACTGTTTACCATAGAATAACTCTTTAGCTCTCGCCGTTTTTGGTGGCATTTTCACGGATGTAAACTATTTGGAAAAGTAACAGCATCTAgttctttgtttttcgcAGGCAGTGCTCAGTAGTTCCCTTTTGACACTTACCGTTTTGTGACTGTAATAATCTTCTCTGCTGTTTTGTCGAGATGCACAAatgaaaaaaagaaaaaccaAGTCTATGAGATGAAGTTTTTGGGAAAAAAATTTCCTAGAGCCACTGTTGAGGTCAGTAAGCAGAGGGGCTGACTGTTACGAAAAAAAGCCATTTTTTGGCTGTGTTCTCGGGACTCGCAGGATGAGACTAACACTTGCTAGTCGAAAAAAGTAGGATACACGCAATCTTACTTTGAAATGTACTAAACTTTTTCGCCTTTCCACTTccatctctcttttttctcccCAGGCTCCAGTGCACTACTCTCCACATCGGGTTTGTGCTCGACATACAGCTTTTgctgcccttttttttgttgctctGTTTTTCCGCTTGTTTTATTGCGCATTGCTCTTcattctttcttttttctgctgctgttACTCGAGGGCCAAATCATGGCGCCTCTACCCCCTAAGCCACACTCGAAAAACCGCattgagcagcagcaactgccGCACATCTATGCTCGTCATTCGCCGCTGTCTGTTTCCGTTGTCTTTTTTATTCTGGCAGTCGCTGCTATCCCGATCGGCGTCCTCGTAATTGTGAGCGGGGATCTAACGACACGGCTTGATTTTCGCTACGATCATATCAACAGCTACAAGTTTGCAATGGGAGCAGCTGGTGAGTTTGCCGTTAATTTTCCATTCAATGGCACCATGTACTCTTCTGGTGTCAAAACCCGGCTTATGTTCTCTTTGCATCAGAGTCTAACAGCTCCGGTTTACATGCAGTATCGCCTCAGCCCATTCTTTCAAAACTACCGCTACTTTACTGCCTCCGTGGACTACTCGCAGCTTAGCGGGAGAGCGTCTGCAATTTCAAAGATGTGTGCCCCATTCCGCTTTCCTGGAGAGGCAACTGGAGATAGTGTCTCCGGCTACTACAACCCGTGTGGTGCATACCCGTGGGCTATGTTCAACGACAGCATCAGTCTGTATAGGACTGACGGCACACTCAtctgcgacggcagcgccttcACGGCCAACGGAACGAGTCTGGCGGCAAATAACAAGTGTGTGAAGTCTGGCATTGCTCGTCCAAGTGACGTCAAAGAGAGATACAATCCTCCGAGGGAGATTCCCGGCAACGGTCCGATGTGGAGTGCTGGCGGCAACAAGTCAGCCACTGATCCATATCTGCGAGAGGGCTACTACTACAAAGAGCCTGGGCACAAGATCCCACTCAGCATTGATGAGGATTTGATAGTGTGGCTCGATCCGGCTTTCACGTCTGATGTGACGAAAAATTACCGTATTCTCAACGTCGATTTGCCGGCCGGTGACTATTACTTCGAAATCACAGAGCAATACCCGACTGCGCCGTACGCATCGCATAAGTTTGTGCAACTCGCGACCCGATCATGGATCGGGGGTAGAAGCCATGTTCTCGGCTCTCTGCTGATAATCATGGGTGGCACGGCCTTTATCATGGCAGTGACACTTCTTTCAGTGAAATACTTGATCATGCCAGTCTATACAGAGTAGTGCTTGTGCTCAGGTCTCCACCCGATGCTCACTATTCTGTTACCTTGCGTTGCAGACGTTCATGGTGCCGCCTTTCATGTGAAGCCAAAATTTATAGAGCAGTTTTACCTTCAGCtgctttcgttttctctATCGTGGGTGCATCATGCATAAGCATACATCTCGTGTGGGACGCTTTCCCCATGGCGTGCTCTTGCATTTGCTTCCCCCTTGTTCTCCCTTTTCGAGCGAAGTTGTTAAGGTGTGTTTTTTTGCGTTCCTCGATCGCGCTGAGAAGGGccgacaaaaaaaaagatgaaTCAGCCGTATGAACTCTTTTTCGCATTTGGTGAAAGACGAATCGGGCTCTTCTAGCGCTAATTGTTCACTCTCGCTACTCGTCCCagactctctctcttttcgtgtGCAGCGTGTGTTTCACCGCCTTTCGTGGCGCCTTTTCACTTCTTGTGCGAAGCGATTGCGTTTCGAAATCTTCGGGAGCTCTTTCTGCTGAGGGCAGCTGGATAAATGCTATGATGCCCCTCTCAGTTTTCTTTGCTTGCTAGGCACTGATAGTATTGGCTTATTTTATGTTTTTGCCTTTCCAGCCGAATTTTTCTTTATGGGCGAGCCAGCCTTTTGGCTTTCTTTTATTTTCCCAACGAGCGATGCAGAGCCGTATCAGCGGAGACATGATCTACCTCACGCTCTGCCTCACGGATCACCCATCTACCTCCGTACAAGATCAAAATgaaacgcagcagcaccgtttCCTATCTTCGCCGCTCCCCGGCAATGCGCCCAACGGCTTTACGCCTTTCGGTGGTGCTCACCGTTAAAAAGAGCGAACCTTGTGTACATGCAAAAGTGCATGAAGAGGACCGCATCCTTTGTTTAGCCTTGAGGTGCCGAACACCGTCATGAACTTTTGCGAACTCGATGCCCCTCTACGCGCCCTCTTTTCACTTTCCCTCGCTTCTCATTCTTGTACTTGCGAACCAtgctttcctctctcccgcgtAGCATAGCAGCAGAAGAGCCCTATTCTGTTGTCTCCAAAGCATAAAGAGAAAACAGCCAAACCGCTTCATTCACCTTTTTCATCTCAGAAGCTAGCATCATGTCGTGGCAGGCATACGTTGATGACAGCCTtatcggcagcggcaacatgCACAGCGCTGCTATTATTGGAGCCGCTGATGGCAGCTACTGGGCGTATGGCGGTAGCTACGTTCCGCAGCCGGAAGAGGTGCAGCACATCCAGAAGTGCTTGTCCGACTTCTCGCTCGTGCAGTCCTCTGGTGTGAATATTTACGGTGTCAAGTTCTTCGGCCTCCAGtgcggcaccgacggcgacTGCAAGTACATCTTTTTCAAGAAAGGTGCAGCCGGCGGGTGCATTTACACGACGAAGCAGGCATTCATCGTTGCCGTATATGGGAACCCCGGTGACACCTCCTCGCTTCAGCAGGATCTTGAGAAGAACACGGCTCACACGGTCACCGTGAACCCTGCGGACTGCAACACTACAGTGAAGCGCATAGCGGATTACCTCATTAAGCTTGGCTACTAATTACCAGCGGTGTATCTTACAAAAGAGAGGAAAGTCACTCAAGCCGAAAGAATAGTATTTTAGGGCGTCGCAAGAGCGGACGCGTGCGATACTGCATGGACGTTGCCTGAACTACTCGTTACATGCATTTAGACACTGCATGCGTCGCAACTACCCATCTGTTTACCTCACGCtatcccctcctcctttttccACTGTGACACTATTCTGCCCTCCTTCGCTGGTTTCACCTGCGTGCTTTGATGTTCGACCCTTCTCTGCGCTCTCGATGGGCATGCGATGCTCCGGTAGCTCGCGGTGCTCCCCCAACAGAGGTGTTGGTGGTTCGATATGGTGGAGAGAGGCTGCGAGAGTAAAGTTGTGTGGACCTACTTGCTGGAGGAGGAACCCGGGGTGAAGGGCAGTGCTGCATTTCGCTTCACGGCTGGTTCATAATTCCCATTGGCGGTTCTACTTGCGTCAGCGGGAAGACTACTGTcgttctttctctctttgcgtgtgtgtagtgAGGGGAAGGGAAAAGCGGAGGAAGAGTGATGGGCTCGCGCACAGACAATCTAACGTGATTTCCGCCTCTTTTGTCCTCTTCCCGACTGGATACTCGCGGCAAATCCCTGACTTCGTTTGCTTTTTAGTGCTTCTTCGTCCGTTTCTTTCCTTTGTGCCGTGTCT is from Leishmania infantum JPCM5 genome chromosome 32 and encodes:
- a CDS encoding putative profilin, which codes for MSWQAYVDDSLIGSGNMHSAAIIGAADGSYWAYGGSYVPQPEEVQHIQKCLSDFSLVQSSGVNIYGVKFFGLQCGTDGDCKYIFFKKGAAGGCIYTTKQAFIVAVYGNPGDTSSLQQDLEKNTAHTVTVNPADCNTTVKRIADYLIKLGY